A genomic segment from Bradyrhizobium diazoefficiens USDA 110 encodes:
- a CDS encoding VOC family protein, whose protein sequence is MGGVSVGVLDHFNIRTRNLAETVRFYEDVLGLEKGARPNFAFPGAWMYSEGKPVVHLVDISPTSEPQKPDSGVVHHVAFVSRGFDGMKQRLTSKGMKFDSRQVPGGDLWQIFVHDPNGVMIELNYEAALEQGAAPAEMADDIGRQ, encoded by the coding sequence ATGGGCGGCGTGAGCGTTGGCGTCCTCGATCATTTCAACATCCGGACCCGTAATCTGGCCGAGACGGTGCGCTTCTACGAGGATGTGCTGGGCCTGGAAAAAGGCGCCCGGCCGAATTTCGCCTTCCCGGGTGCCTGGATGTACAGCGAGGGCAAGCCGGTGGTGCACCTCGTCGATATTTCTCCGACCTCGGAGCCACAAAAGCCTGATTCCGGCGTTGTCCACCACGTCGCCTTCGTCAGCCGCGGTTTTGACGGCATGAAGCAGCGGCTGACGTCCAAAGGGATGAAATTCGACTCCCGCCAGGTGCCCGGCGGCGACCTCTGGCAGATCTTCGTGCACGACCCCAACGGGGTGATGATCGAGCTGAATTACGAGGCAGCCCTGGAGCAGGGGGCGGCGCCCGCCGAGATGGCTGACGATATCGGCAGGCAGTAG
- a CDS encoding NAD(P)-dependent oxidoreductase produces the protein MAKVAFLGLGVMGFPMAGHLVKKGGHEVTVYNRTAAKAKEWADKFGGKTAATPKAAAEGQDFVMCCVGNDNDLRAVTIGPDGAFAGMKKGATFVDHTTASAEVARELDAAATKAGFKFIDAPVSGGQAGAENGVLTVMCGGAEDAYAGAEPVITGAYARMCKLLGPAGSGQLTKMVNQICIAGLVQGLSEGIHFAKKSGLDVAAVIETISKGAAQSWQMENRYKTMNEGKYDFGFAVEWMRKDLSISLAEARRNGATLPVTALVDQFYAEVEKMGGKRWDTSSLLARLNR, from the coding sequence ATGGCTAAAGTCGCTTTCCTCGGTCTCGGCGTGATGGGCTTCCCCATGGCCGGACACCTCGTGAAAAAAGGGGGCCATGAGGTCACCGTCTACAACCGCACCGCGGCCAAGGCGAAGGAATGGGCGGACAAGTTCGGCGGCAAGACCGCGGCGACCCCGAAGGCCGCCGCCGAGGGCCAGGATTTCGTGATGTGCTGCGTCGGCAACGACAATGACCTGCGCGCGGTGACGATCGGCCCCGACGGTGCCTTCGCCGGCATGAAGAAGGGTGCGACTTTCGTCGACCACACCACCGCCTCCGCCGAAGTCGCGCGCGAGCTCGACGCGGCCGCCACCAAGGCCGGCTTCAAGTTCATCGACGCCCCGGTCTCCGGCGGCCAGGCCGGTGCCGAGAACGGCGTGCTGACGGTGATGTGCGGCGGCGCCGAGGATGCCTATGCCGGCGCTGAGCCGGTGATCACCGGCGCCTATGCGCGGATGTGCAAACTGCTCGGGCCCGCCGGCTCTGGCCAGCTGACCAAGATGGTCAACCAGATCTGCATCGCCGGCCTCGTGCAGGGCCTCTCCGAGGGTATTCACTTCGCCAAGAAGAGTGGCCTCGACGTCGCCGCGGTAATCGAGACCATCTCCAAGGGGGCGGCGCAGTCGTGGCAGATGGAGAACCGCTACAAGACCATGAACGAGGGCAAGTACGATTTCGGCTTCGCGGTCGAATGGATGCGCAAGGACCTGTCGATCTCGCTGGCCGAAGCCCGCCGCAACGGCGCCACCCTGCCGGTGACAGCGCTGGTCGACCAGTTCTACGCCGAAGTCGAGAAGATGGGCGGCAAGCGTTGGGATACGTCCAGCCTGCTCGCGCGCCTCAACCGCTGA
- the nhaD gene encoding sodium:proton antiporter NhaD — protein sequence MLIAIAAIFVLAYAAIALEHPLRVNKSASALLGAGLLWSVYAIATGDHALVGRQLDESVGSTAQIVFFLIGAMTIVEVIDAHDGFEVITSLIRTTSQVVLIWLIGFVTFFLSATLDNLTTTIVMISLIQKLIARRDDRLLFASLIVIAANAGGAWTVIGDVTTTMLWIGGQISPLKIMSAVFLPSLLNLLVPLAFISFSLKGKTIAPPSKDTGLLAVDRFERNLMFYLGLGTLIAVPVFKAVTHLAPFMGILFGLGVLWLVGEIVHRHKDEHVRQPLTLVHALGRIDMTSIVFFVGILLAVACLDHAGLLSMLAKWLDATLGRQDVIVVVLGLLSAIIDNVPLVAATMGMYDLAHYPPDSFIWEFIAYCAGTGGSILIIGSAAGVAAMGLERIEFLWYARRIAGPALAGYLAGAVVYIAQHAALH from the coding sequence TTGCTGATCGCGATCGCCGCCATCTTCGTCCTGGCCTATGCGGCGATCGCGCTCGAGCACCCGCTTCGCGTCAACAAGAGCGCTTCCGCGCTGCTCGGTGCGGGCCTGCTCTGGAGTGTCTACGCGATCGCGACGGGCGACCACGCGCTGGTCGGCCGCCAGCTCGACGAGTCCGTCGGCTCCACCGCGCAGATCGTTTTCTTCCTGATCGGCGCCATGACCATCGTCGAGGTGATCGACGCCCATGATGGTTTCGAGGTCATCACCTCGCTGATCCGCACCACCAGCCAGGTGGTGCTGATCTGGCTGATCGGCTTCGTGACGTTCTTCCTGAGCGCGACCCTGGACAATCTGACGACCACCATCGTCATGATCTCGCTGATCCAGAAGCTGATCGCCCGTCGCGACGACCGCCTGCTGTTCGCCTCCCTCATCGTCATTGCCGCCAATGCCGGCGGCGCCTGGACCGTGATCGGCGACGTCACCACGACCATGCTCTGGATCGGCGGGCAGATCTCGCCGCTGAAGATCATGAGCGCGGTGTTCCTGCCCTCGCTCCTCAATCTGCTCGTGCCGCTCGCCTTCATCAGCTTCTCGCTCAAGGGCAAGACCATCGCGCCGCCGTCGAAGGACACCGGGCTGCTGGCTGTCGACCGGTTCGAGCGCAACCTGATGTTCTATCTCGGGCTCGGCACCCTGATCGCGGTGCCAGTGTTCAAGGCGGTGACGCATCTGGCGCCCTTCATGGGCATCCTGTTCGGGCTCGGCGTGCTCTGGCTGGTCGGCGAGATCGTGCACCGGCACAAGGACGAGCATGTGCGCCAGCCCCTCACGCTGGTGCATGCGCTGGGACGGATCGACATGACCTCTATCGTGTTCTTCGTCGGCATCCTGCTCGCGGTCGCCTGCCTCGACCATGCCGGCCTGCTCTCGATGCTGGCCAAATGGCTCGACGCCACGCTCGGCCGACAGGACGTCATCGTCGTCGTGCTCGGCCTGCTCAGCGCCATCATCGACAACGTGCCGCTGGTCGCCGCGACCATGGGCATGTACGACCTCGCGCATTATCCGCCGGACAGCTTCATCTGGGAGTTCATCGCCTATTGCGCCGGCACCGGCGGCTCGATCCTGATCATCGGCTCGGCCGCGGGCGTTGCCGCGATGGGGCTCGAGCGGATCGAGTTCCTCTGGTACGCCCGCCGCATCGCCGGCCCCGCGCTCGCCGGCTATCTTGCGGGTGCGGTGGTGTACATCGCGCAGCACGCGGCGCTGCATTGA
- a CDS encoding DUF1289 domain-containing protein, with product MSKETPCVAVCMIDPKTKLCFGCGRTLPEIARWHAMESAERLSVMALLPARMAEAGLAPIAGSRKHA from the coding sequence ATGAGCAAAGAAACGCCGTGCGTCGCCGTCTGCATGATCGATCCCAAGACCAAGCTGTGCTTCGGCTGCGGCCGCACCTTGCCGGAGATCGCGCGCTGGCACGCCATGGAAAGCGCGGAACGGCTCTCGGTCATGGCGCTGCTGCCGGCACGCATGGCGGAAGCTGGACTTGCGCCGATCGCGGGATCGCGGAAACACGCCTGA
- a CDS encoding sensor histidine kinase, producing the protein MSNPAEKPEVVQLPAEPVSAPSASSRRAAAQRVREARDKLTSTSGTRPAFDAEMLRQYAQTRLSASYVVMLLVVATGVLFGLWMQPIPAAAWTAGMLCIHGAMIRSCRRFLTEPASPAATRAWRTRFVVLDLLYGLCWMAILIHPVLDMVTETLMMFLMLLVIAVSSMLAANLPIAALAATAPVAVAMALSFAVTGSLDNYILAALALAAEGYFVLLAHRLHSSTFATLEARAEKDALIGELEQAKAISDEARHRAESANVAKSRFLAQMSHELRTPLNAILGFSEVMKSEIFGAHAVPVYKEYSADIHNSGVHLLNLINEILDLSRIEAGRYELNEEAVSLVGIVADCHHLMKLRASSRGITIHEVFEQAMPRLWADERAIRQVVLNLLSNSIKFTPQGGEIWLKAGWTASGGQYLSVRDTGSGIPEDEIPVVLASFGQGSNSIKSAEQGAGLGLPIAKNLIDLHGGTFTLKSKLRIGTEVIVTFPPERVMSALAPLSDDSPPLQPEGSLAPDEKRRPRHKPIMSAGTGS; encoded by the coding sequence ATGAGTAACCCCGCTGAAAAGCCTGAGGTTGTGCAGCTTCCGGCCGAGCCGGTAAGCGCTCCATCGGCGAGCAGCCGAAGGGCTGCGGCGCAGCGGGTGCGCGAGGCGCGCGATAAGTTAACGTCGACCAGTGGAACCCGGCCGGCGTTCGACGCCGAGATGCTGCGCCAATATGCCCAGACGCGGCTGTCGGCCTCCTATGTCGTGATGCTGCTGGTGGTTGCGACCGGCGTGCTGTTCGGACTGTGGATGCAGCCGATCCCGGCCGCGGCCTGGACCGCCGGCATGCTCTGCATCCACGGCGCGATGATCCGCAGCTGCCGCCGGTTCCTGACCGAGCCCGCCTCGCCCGCCGCGACGCGCGCGTGGCGAACACGCTTCGTCGTGCTCGACCTGCTCTACGGCCTGTGCTGGATGGCGATCCTGATCCATCCCGTGCTCGACATGGTCACGGAAACGCTGATGATGTTCCTGATGCTGCTGGTGATCGCAGTATCGAGCATGCTCGCCGCCAATCTACCGATCGCCGCCCTTGCCGCCACCGCACCGGTCGCAGTCGCCATGGCGCTGAGCTTTGCGGTGACCGGCTCGCTGGACAATTACATCCTGGCCGCACTCGCGCTCGCCGCCGAAGGCTATTTCGTGCTGCTGGCGCATCGCCTGCATTCCTCGACCTTCGCCACGCTCGAGGCGCGCGCCGAGAAGGACGCGCTGATCGGCGAACTCGAGCAGGCCAAGGCGATCTCGGACGAAGCGCGCCACCGCGCCGAATCCGCCAATGTCGCCAAGTCGCGCTTCCTCGCGCAGATGAGCCACGAGCTGCGCACGCCGCTGAACGCGATCCTCGGCTTCTCCGAGGTGATGAAGAGCGAGATTTTTGGCGCGCATGCCGTGCCGGTCTACAAGGAGTACTCGGCGGACATCCACAACTCCGGCGTGCACCTGCTCAACCTCATCAACGAGATTCTCGATCTGTCGCGGATCGAGGCCGGCCGTTACGAGCTGAACGAGGAAGCCGTGTCGCTGGTCGGCATCGTCGCCGACTGCCACCATCTGATGAAGCTGCGCGCTTCCAGCCGCGGCATCACCATCCACGAGGTATTCGAGCAGGCCATGCCGCGGCTCTGGGCCGACGAGCGCGCGATCCGCCAGGTCGTGCTCAACCTGCTCTCCAACTCGATCAAGTTCACGCCGCAGGGCGGCGAGATCTGGCTCAAGGCCGGCTGGACGGCTTCGGGCGGACAATATCTCTCGGTAAGGGATACCGGCTCCGGCATCCCCGAGGACGAGATTCCGGTCGTGCTCGCTTCCTTCGGCCAGGGCTCCAACTCGATCAAGTCGGCCGAACAGGGCGCAGGCCTCGGCCTGCCGATCGCAAAGAACCTGATCGACCTGCATGGCGGCACGTTCACGCTGAAATCGAAGCTGCGTATCGGCACCGAGGTGATCGTCACCTTCCCGCCGGAGCGCGTGATGAGCGCGCTGGCGCCGCTGTCAGATGATTCTCCGCCGCTCCAGCCAGAGGGCTCCCTCGCGCCTGACGAGAAGCGCCGGCCGCGCCACAAGCCGATCATGAGCGCAGGCACGGGCTCTTAA